One region of Myxocyprinus asiaticus isolate MX2 ecotype Aquarium Trade chromosome 38, UBuf_Myxa_2, whole genome shotgun sequence genomic DNA includes:
- the LOC127428857 gene encoding D(1)-like dopamine receptor: MDVNYSTVLDSSVSPRDSSKRVLTGCFLSLLILTTLLGNTLVCAAVTKFRHLRSKVTNFFVISLAISDLLVAILVMPWKAATEIVGFWPFGAFCNVWVAFDIMCSTASILNLCVISVDRYWAISSPFRYERKMTPKVAFIMISVAWTLSILISFIPVQLNWHKAQTTSYTELNGTYGELPPDNCDSSLNRTYAISSSLISFYIPVAIMLVTYTRIYRIAQKQIRRISALERAAESAKNRHSSMGNNVSMESESSFKMSFKRETKVLKTLSVIMGVFVCCWLPFFILNCMVPFCDPNESADLPCISSTTFDVFVWFGWANSSLNPIIYAFNADFRKAFSILLGCHRLCPGSNAIEIVSINNNGAPHSSSQYQPKGHIPKEGNSSNYVIPHSILCQDEETQKHEDFGVKTFEKLSPSMSGNLDSDADVSLEKINPITQNGQHKSLPS; this comes from the coding sequence ATGGATGTGAACTACTCCACGGTCCTGGACAGCAGTGTGTCGCCACGCGATTCGTCCAAGCGAGTTCTGACTGGTTGTTTCCTCTCTCTGCTCATCCTGACCACCCTACTGGGAAACACGCTGGTCTGCGCGGCCGTCACAAAGTTCCGGCACCTGCGATCAAAAGTCACCAACTTCTTTGTTATATCGCTGGCTATTTCAGACTTGCTGGTGGCCATTTTGGTGATGCCATGGAAAGCGGCGACTGAGATTGTAGGGTTCTGGCCATTTGGCGCCTTCTGTAATGTATGGGTGGCCTTTGACATCATGTGTTCCACTGCCTCCATCTTGAACCTGTGCGTCATCAGCGTGGACCGCTACTGGGCCATTTCCAGCCCGTTCCGCTATGAACGCAAGATGACGCCCAAGGTGGCGTTCATCATGATCAGCGTTGCGTGGACACTGTCCATCCTAATCTCCTTCATCCCTGTGCAGCTAAACTGGCATAAAGCCCAGACAACAAGTTACACAGAGTTGAACGGAACCTACGGCGAGCTTCCCCCTGACAACTGCGATTCCAGCCTTAATCGAACGTATGCCATTTCCTCTTCCCTGATCAGTTTTTACATACCTGTGGCCATCATGCTGGTCACCTACACCCGCATCTACCGCATTGCCCAGAAGCAGATACGCCGGATCTCTGCTCTAGAACGTGCAGCGGAGAGCGCCAAGAACCGCCACAGTAGTATGGGTAACAACGTCAGTATGGAGTCTGAAAGTTCCTTCAAGATGTCCTTCAAGCGTGAAACCAAAGTTCTCAAAACCCTCTCGGTGATCATGGGTGTCTTCGTATGCTGCTGGCTGCCCTTCTTTATCTTGAACTGCATGGTTCCATTCTGCGACCCTAACGAGAGTGCCGACTTACCGTGCATCAGTTCCACCACCTTTGATGTCTTTGTATGGTTCGGTTGGGCCAACTCCTCACTCAACCCCATCATCTATGCCTTCAACGCTGACTTCCGAAAGGCGTTCTCCATCCTGCTGGGCTGCCATCGACTCTGCCCTGGCAGCAACGCTATAGAGATTGTGAGTATTAACAACAATGGGGCCCCTCATTCTTCTTCCCAGTACCAACCAAAGGGCCACATCCCGAAAGAGGGCAACAGCAGCAACTATGTGATCCCTCACAGTATCCTCTGCCAGGATGAGGAGACCCAGAAGCACGAGGACTTTGGGGTAAAAACCTTTGAGAAACTGTCCCCGTCTATGTCGGGCAACTTGGATAGCGATGCTGATGTTTCCCTGGAAAAGATCAACCCCATAACACAAAATGGGCAGCACAAATCCTTACCGTCCTGA